The window GGTTCTCTTGAGTCTTGGACGAGGCCAATGCTCCAAGAGAAACAAAGAGGACCAAATGATTCAAATTAAAAGGCACTCCCTGCCTGTGTCGTTGAGTACGGAAGACTAGCAAGAGTAATGAAGACCATACATATTTGTTTTGTATAAAAGCACTACAAACTTCACGGTTCAGCTCGTATACAGAGCACACCATCCAAGTATTGCACAAATTCCAGTATCGTTACACACGGTCTTTCATAATAATCCTACTTCTGCTATTGCAAAGAACAGCCACAGTCTTCAATGTGCCAAGGTCTGTATTCTACTCCGTACAAGTTGAACACCGAGATGCACAAGAAAGGGGGTAGTGATAGCAAGACATACTCTACGCTCAGATCTAGCACAACAAAATTACAGCAATCAAGTAATGATAATGCTATTTTACACATCCTTTAATTACTAGGCGTCATCAGCAATCTTACACCTATGCACACAGCTAAACCAGCAGAGTAGTAGAAAGAGCCTTATTGCATCTGTACACAAATACTAGTACGTAGAGGCAGCTGCTCGAGTACTAGAATGGAGATTTCCAGGTCCAATTCCAAATTCGATTGTGCCGAACTAGCTAATTCGATCACTTCACGTGTAGTAGTACTATGGTGGGAGGATCACTGTTCTGTTCTCCTCATTGCAGATCGTAGACGTTGGTGTCCGCGGCGTAGCAGCCAAGAACTCGGACGAACACGGCGAATTTCTCGATCTCCTTGATGGCCTCCCGGACGAGCGGGTCGTCGGCGGCACCCTCGCAGTCGACGTAGAGGACGTGCGGGAACGCGCGCAGCGTCGGCGCACCGCGGGCGCCCGTGTCCAGGATCATCACCGGGGGCCGCGGCTCGCCGACGCCCCCTTCGTTGTTGATGACCTCCAGCTTGGACATGTTGATGTTGCGGGAGGAGAAGGCGGAGAGCACCTTGAGCACCACCGCCATGGACCCGCCCCGGTGCGCGACCACCATGCTGGTCTTGGCGTCCGCGTCCACGGGGACCGCCACCGGCGACGGCGGCTTGGAGAGCAGCAGGAAGCGGGTGACGTTCCAGGACTCGTCCTGCAGGCCGTGCGCGAGGACGTCGAGGCCGTAGAGGTCGGCGGCGCGCGGGCTGGCGATGGCGGCCGTGTCGAGCATCATGTTGGAGCGCAGCATCTCGACGGCGCCGGCAGTGTCCTCGACCGGCTCTCGGTCGACGCCGAGGCGCGCGAGGGCGCGGCCGCAGTGCGCGAGCGCCATGGGGTGGCTGATGACCCGGCGCACCTCGGTGGCGCGCACCCCGGGCATGGCCAGGAGGCAGTAGTGCACGAAGAGGTTGATCTCCTGCGCCACCACCAGGTCGTGCCGCAGCAGGAGGTCGTAGTTCCGCAGCGCGGTGCCCTCCATGGTGGACTCCACGGGGAGGATCGCCCGGTCGACCAGGCCGCGGTCCACGGCCGCCAGCGCGTCCGCGAAGGCGCGGCACGGCACGGTCTCGCACCCGGGCAGCGCCGTCTTGGCCGCGAACTCGCTGTACGCGCCCGGCGCGCCCTGGTACGCCACGCGGAGGCCCGTCCCGTCCTGGCCCCCGCCGCCCGTGGTCACCGACAGGTGGATCCGGTCATGGCCGTTCACGTGCGTCTTCCCGTTGACGACGCCGGGCCCCTTCTTGCCGTGGCCGTTGACGGCCCCTTTCTCGCCGGCGCCGTTGATCTGTACCTTGCCGTTGGGCGCCTTCTTGGACTGCCCGTTGACGTGCGGGGCGCCGTCGACGACCCTGGCCGCCCGGACGAAGGACGGCGACCTGGAGGAGGAAGGCCTGGCGCGGTGGGGCTTGGGGAGGAGGAGGTGCTTGGAGAGGTGGAGGGAGGAGGTGTAGGCCATAGAATTCCGGGCGGTGAGGTCGGCGGTGGTTGGAGTTGGAGCTGAGCTAACAAGCGTCGAGAGGGGAAGCTTCTTGACTTTTTATACACGCGGAAATGCTACTCCCGCAGAGTGGCTTGGCCGGCTTCGCTGCTTATATAATTCTACCGCAAATTTCTGCCGCCTTTTCTCCGAAGGTTATTCTTTGGCGTGGAAATTTCCCGCCGGGTTCTTGCATGCTTAGCATCAACTCAAATCAAATTATCAATTGTTACCATCAGTAGTCCATCAGTGTCACCCTCGTTGCTGGAGCGAATGCCGTCGAAGAGATCGTAATCCGTAGGGCCGGGCGCGACACGATGCCACGGCGCGCATCCGGACGCGTGGTTTCTTTGGGTGACCCGGAGTCGCGGCACCGGCTCCGCCGTCGGATCTCCTGGCCGGGCGGGCAGGCCGGTCGCTGTGGGCTCGCTCTTTTCTCTTCTCTTCCCTTTCCGGGCTGGCCGATTGGTGCGGCGGGCGTCGCTGTCGTGGGTGAATGCCGACGGGGTCGCCGTTGTCCTCTGGCTGTAGTGGTTGTTAATGGTAAGAGATGGTGGATCCAGGAGGCTGTACAAGGTGATAAGCTCGAAAAATCATTCCTGTGGCTCCATGCGATAAGAAGGTGCCAGATAATACAAAAGTGATGACAGCGAAGTATCCTGCTACTTGGACCGAATCTATTTAACGCTGGTTGCATGTGTGTTTCTCGGGCGAGTTTCTATTGATTAGGCTAGTTTAAAATATGTTTTTAGGATAATTATAGTTCTATTTATTCAAAATAAATGAGAATTTCCTTTTTTTTATAATCCATTTATTCAAAATAATTGGGAATTTCCGACAACAACGTGCAGAATACAATCCAGCGGAACATGGAATCATCTCTTATAAACTCATTGCTAACACCCTCCTCCGCAAGAATGTGGGTAGGGATTTGGTTCAAAAAAAATGTGGGTAGGGATGGCACCCGCAAGGTATGAGTACGGGTGGAGCCACCTCATACCCTTACCCATCTCGCGTGAGCTTACCCATCACCCTTACTCATACCCGCTAACGGGTATAATTTTTTTCATACCCGTTACCTGACAGGGTAGAAGGGTACCTGCGGGTAAAATTACCCAGGTTTACAAAGAATCAATTTGAACAACTAACAGTCATAAACAGGGACATATAATCATAATTTACAAAAATAGAATCTTACATTCTTAAGAAGTTGATCCCCACCACTAACAATTCTCTCTACATGCGCGTTGTCCACGTCATCATGATGCCACATCAGCACTCACTTTGCACACCAATCAATCAGTGTCTCTTTAGTGCCCACACTTAGAACATCTTCAACAGACGGTCCAAATGTAAAAATACCTAACTTTTGGACCGTCTGGGGCAAAAAACGCTGCTCCAACAGACGGTCCATATGCAAAAAAAATTGATACGCGGCCTCCtcgtgatgtaaaatacaacaccTCGCGATGCAAATATACATCACGAGATGCATCTGGTCCAAAACTAGCCGCCGCTCGCGAACGCCCAACCGCCACTTCATTTACTTTCCCGCCTGCCCgcgcccgcccgcccgcccgcgaccctcccggccgccgccgccccccgccgtCCGGCGCCGCCATGGCAGATGCCGACGACCCCGCCGCCTTCTCCCCTGCCGCCGCAGCCGGTGGGCTGACCCACGtggccgccgctgccgctgccatCCCGCCCGCAACCGCGGCCATGCCGCCGCCCCCCGCCCGCCGGCCCGGATTGGCACCGCCCCGGCCGGTGCCCACCGCGCAGGCGGCGAAGCCGGCGAAGGGACGAGGAGGCAGTGTCAAACGGCCGGCCAACCGCAGCCGCAACCCGGCCGACAGTTCTACGCGGCCGGTGAAGGTCTCAAAGGCGGCCGCGGCGGCTCGGGGCAACACATCCATTCCTCCacctcccccgccgccaccgctggccgTGGAGGAAGATGTGGCCACGCCGACGGCCACCGCCTCCAACATGTTCGATGAAATGTGCAAAGGTATAAATTTTGCGGTTCTGCTCTCGTTTGTACTCTCGTTTGCTGTTTCAAATTTTTTGTATTCTTGATTGTTTATGCGTGCAATTGTAGTGTTGATGATGAAGCTTTCATGCACGCAACAAATGTGGCAAATGATGATTACATATATGAGTCACAAGAATATGAAACCCAATATGATGATGACAATCTTGATGTGGATGATGAGGGCTTCATTGTCAAGGGAAGAAGTGGAAATTATAGCACCGCGGAGGATGTGTTGATATGCACCGCTTGGAAGAAAATCTCTCAAGATGCAAGCGTTGGAAGCGACCAAACGGTGAGCACCTATTGGAAACGCATCAAGGAGTATTTCGATGAGCGCAACACAAGTGGTATCTTCCGTTCGAGCGACTCTACGCCAACGTTGGTCCACCATCAACGCCGAATGCTCAAAGTGGGCCGGTTGCTTGTCAAATGTTGCTCGCATGAACCCAAGTGGTTGCGGTGATAGTGATTTGGTAAATATTTCctcttcgtccgtgctttgtcaAATATTTCCTCTTTGTTCAACATGTTGATGATGATATGTTTTATTGTAGAAAATGATTGCACAAGGATTGTTTCGGGAGAGGAACATGAAAGgcgagaagaagaaaaggaaaggcAAAGCTTTGACTTTTCATCATTGCTACAAAGAGCTCAAGGATGTGGAGAAGTGGAAAACTAGAGAGACTTTTGAATTGTCGAAGAAGAAGAGTGTGTTGgttgaggatgaagaagatgtCGCCATTGAGGAGACGAGCCCCACTCCTCACTCCATGACAAAATCTTATAGGCCCGATGGAAACAAGAAAGCGAAGGGAACCAAGGCCGGAGACAATGATCTCAAGGAAGGATTTGATGCCATTGTCATGGCAAGGAAAGAGTATGCCGAAGAGAAAATAATGTTGAAGCTCAAGGAAATAGAGGAGAGGAGTGAGGCCGAGCGGTGAAGCGCGGCGGCCGAGGAGAAGAGGGCGGCAGCCGAGGAGAGGTTGGCCGCGGCCGAGGAGAGGAAGGTGGACCTAGAGGAGCAGAAGGTCGCGGCCGACGAGAGGAAGATGGTAGAAGAGAGGACACTCAAGTTTATGTTTATGGACACATCAACTCTTGATGCCAAGGCAAAGGCATATGTTGAACTTTGTCGCGATGAAATGCTCATGAAGAAGCAAATGCTCATGAGGCAAATGATGATGGGAGGAGGCATGGGAGATGCCATGGGTGGTGCCATGGGTGGTGCCACGGGAGGTGCCATGGGTGGTTACATGAACATGATTGGAGGTGCCATGAGTGGTGCATTTGGCGGAAACATGGGAGGTGGCTTCGGTGGCAACATGGAAGGTGGCTTTGGCGGCAAGGGAGGTGGCTTTGGCGGCATGGGAGATGCTTTTGGCGGCAACATGATCGGTGGCTTGGGAGGTGGCTATGGCGACAACATGAGTGGCGTTGGAGGTGGATATGGCGGCAACATGGGACGCAATGAAGATGGTTCCGGTGGTGCTCACGGCAACGAGAGTTCACCGCTTGTTGAGAACGTCGACAAAGACGGTGGTAGAGATGATGATCGTACCACGGTTCACAACACCGGTGGTGTTGATGACCCGAATGAGTGATATTCATGTGCATTTCAATTTCTAGGGCGAAAAACTTTGATTGAGACGATGCTCTTTTGGTAGACAAATTTGATACTATGATGGTGAATGCACTTTTGATTGAAACTATGATGATGATGCACTTTATTTTCAAATTTTAGTTGCTATTTCAATGCAAAACCGCGGCTGAACAGTGGCTGGTAGCAGCCGCGCGGCCGTTTTCATCTTCattttggaccatctattggagtTGCAAATTTGGACCATCTGTTGGAGTTGAGCTTTTTTCGGAGCTCCAAAACGCACTTTTTGGTGGTCCAAATTTTACATCTCCGGTTTTGGACCGCCAAattttggaccatctattggagatgctcttatagTGTATCTCCCCCTCGGTTGTAAGTTGTATCCGAAGGTGAAAGCTCATCAATCTCCCATAAATTAGCCTACAATCAGTTTCTATTCTTCCCACCATCTATCTCTCATATTCCATTTTAATAATTACCCTGCAATAAGTTTCAGTTCTTCCCTTTAATTGCTGCCCTTACAAGTTCCCACCACCACACGCACATGaccacctcctccctcccaacATCACGCCATAGATCGTTTGTTTCCTCCCCATCCTTCTCGGCTCTTTCATGGCATCATCTCCATGACGCAACGTCCTACAGCGGGAGAAACGACTGCAGGACCTTGAGAGGATGTCAACATCTGCAAACGTCCCATTCTTGGGCGCATCATCCGCCAGCCAGCCTGATTTTTCTTTAGGCCGACGACCCAAAAGTGATGCATACCCTGGCGCGATGCAAACTTCTGATCGGGCCTTAGTCTTCAAGGGCGTttttctccctctttgtgtgttgTGCTCCACTCTGATGGAGATATACAAGCAGGCCAGATGATCCCCCCTTCAATTGTTTTGTTTTTCTCGTGCTTTGATGTTACAAGCATACATTCATTTCCTTCCTTATTTGTTTTAAATCTCCTCTCACGTATGGTTGTTCGCACTTGATGAATCAACGGAAGATTCTCACAAATATGCATGCATGATCTATCACCTTTATTATTACTAACGGCAGGCGCTTGACACAACAGAATGGCGCAAGGAATGTTAGCAATTTACAATTGGAAGGTGAAGCGCTGCAACACAGAAAAGAACAATCAAGTTCCAATTCCAGTTTAAGGAATGTCACTGAATCTTTCAAAATATCAAGCAATATTGGCAGTGTGTCGGAGCTATATCAGTTACCACGGTCTGTTAATAGTAGGTATGTGATGTAATCAGCTTCTGTTGTGTTGATATGCCATGGAAAATATCTCATTCAGGGTAGTTTTACAAGTCAGCCAATCACAGAAATTATATTTGTAATTGCTACTCATTATCAAGCAATGAGTCAGACAAAACAACTACAAGGTATGCATCCTAGCTAGCTTCTTCAAAATGTTGCGGCAGCAAGTCAGGCCATAGAAAATATCCATATGCTCGCTGCACCTTATTGATAATGATTGTCTATGGATTGCTGGCGGTTGAGCACAAAGTGACCATCTATGTGGGTCGAGTGGAGTGTCGAGGATTTGAGACAGTTTGGATTGAATTAACTGGTTTCTATCCAGCGCAACCTGGGTTATTAGTAGTTGGTATCTGAGATTTTTTGTCTACGAGCTATGAAAGTGGAATATTTTGAGGCCCTTTTATTATAGTTATGGTCATATTTAGTTTCACTTTCAGATGGCGGAGATGTTCATTCTGTTACTTTTGGCCTGCAGGGAATTTCAACTTGCTTTACCTATGCGATGCTTAATTTGTACTCAATACTTTATGTACTTCTGCTGTAGCCACAATGCATAGGTAATTAATATTTCTATGAGTGAAATTTCAATGTATTAACCAGGACACTCTTGCAATGGATAAGGATCACTGCAGCTCATATTGTGTTCAACAATGTTACATACTTTCATTGTCGCTATCATACAACATAATAAGTCAATTAGAGATTCTCTTTTCTTAACCCCTATTTATGAAAATAAGCATGTGGCCATATAGCCTGCattcccgcagcaacgcgcggggtatcatctagtatAACAACAACACATACTTATAAACAACAACACATCATAAACAACAACACATTTAATAAACAACATCACTTTCTCGTAAATAATAACACATCAAAACAACATCACATAGTCATAAACAACAACACATAGTCATACATTTTGAGTTCACAAATTCATGAAAAAGTGTAGGCTATAGAGATAATTTTGAGTTCACATAGATTTTATATGGGTACATGGGTATGCGTGTATGGGTTATATGATCCCATATCTGTAACCGCTCTACCCGATGGGTTATAGATTTCCCTTTTTATATACCCACGGGTCAGTTTTTGTCCCATACCCGTACCCTAATAGGGTTTTTACCCGCAGGGTACATGGGTAAtgggtacccattgccatccctaaaTGAGGGCAGCCTCATTAGCCGATCTCTGCACCCATTCGATCTTGTAATGATTTTAACATGCTGTTGATTACTTCAATAATGGACCAAGAGATTTTTCTAGGCGTCACACACGTACTGACAATACCTTTGCTATCAAGTTCTACCACCAGCccccctgaaggaaatatgccatagaggcaatactaaagttgttattttatatttccttattcatggtaaatatttattattgatgctagaactgtattaatcggaaacctaaatacatgtgtgaatacatagacaaacattgtgtccctagtgagcctctacttgactagctcgttgatcaaagatggctaaggtttcctagccatggacatgagttttcatttgataacgggatcacatcattaggaaatgatgtgatggacaagacccatccgttagcttagcatattgatcgttcagttttattgctattgctttcttcatgtcaaatacatattcttcgactatgagattatgcaactcccgaataccgaaggaatgccttgtgtgctatcaaacatcataacgtaactgggtgatcataaagatgctctacaggtatctccgaaggtgtttgttgggttggcatagatcgagattaggatttgtcactccaagtttcggagaggtatctctgggccctctcgataatgcacatcataagaagccttgcaagcaaagtaactagtgagttagttgcaggacgatgtattgcggaacgagtaaagagacttgccgataacgagattgaactaggtatgtggataccgacgatcaaatctcaggcaagtaacataccgatgacaaagggaataacgtatgttgtcataacggttcgacccataaagatcttggtagaatatgtaggagccaaaatgagcatccaggttccgccattggttattgactggagaagtgtctcggtcatgtctacatagttctccaacccgtagggtccgcacgcttaatgttcgatgatgatttagtattatatgagttatgtgatttggtgaccgaatgttgttcggagtcccggatgagatcatggacatgacaaTGAGTcgtgaaatggtcgagaggtaaagattgatatgtagtatgatagtattcggacaccggaagtgttccggatagtatcgggtatttatcggagtaccaggggggttaccgaaacccccgggggaaagatatgggccatatgggccataggaggggatCACAcaagcccacaaggggtggcacACCCCCTCCACCAAGGAAGGAGGCCGAAATTGGAGAAGGGAAAGAGGGGGTtcaccccccctttccttctctgcTTCCTCTTCCCTTCCCCCCCTCCGGaaataaggaaagggggaggccgaattggggaggaccccaagtaggattcctgcTACTTGGGGCAGCCCATGGcttcctctcctcccctcccacctatgtattgaaggaaatatgccctagaggcaataataaagttgttacttatatttccttatatgatgataaatgtttattattcatactagaattgtatttaccggaaacttagtacatgtatgaatacatagacaaacagagtgtcactagtatgcctctacttgactagctcgttgaatcaaagatggttatgtttcctagccatagacatgagttgtcatttgattaacgtgatcacatcattagagaatgatgtgattgacttgacccattccgttagcttagcacttgatcgtttagtatattgctattgctttcttcatgacttatacatgttcctatgactatgagtttatgcaactcccgaataccggaggaacactttgtgtgctaccaaacgtcacaacgtaactaggtgattataaaggtgctctacaggtgtctccgatggtacttgttgagttggcatagatcgagattaggatttgtcactccgattgtcggagaggtatctctgggccctctcggtaatgcacgtcactataagccttgcaagcaatgtaactaatgagttagttgccggtaacaagattgaactaggtattgagataccgacgatcgaatctcgggcaagtaacataccgatgacaaagggaacaatgtatgttgttatgcggtttgaccagtaaagatcttcgtagaatatgtgggagccaatatgaacatccaggttccgctattggttattgaccggagacgtgtctcggtcatgtctacatagttctcgaacccgtagggtccgcacgcttaacgttcggtgacgatcggtattatgagtttatgtgttttgatgtaccaaagatagttcggagtcccggatgtgatcacggacatgacgaggagtcttgaaatggtcgagacataaagattgatatattggacgactatattcggacaccggaagtgttccgggggtcagcggataattatcggagtgccgggtgttatcggaacccccgggggaactaatgggccaacatgggccttgtgtgagagagagaggagggagccaTGGGCTGGCCATGCCCCCCCCTTGGGAgttcgaattggacaaggaagggggggcggcgccccctctttcctccctctctccctctccttccttcccccttcccccttcctagttggactaggaaagggggagtcctactcctactaggaggaggactcccccctctccttggcgcaccCCAAGGGCCAgccagcctcccccttgctcctttata is drawn from Aegilops tauschii subsp. strangulata cultivar AL8/78 chromosome 1, Aet v6.0, whole genome shotgun sequence and contains these coding sequences:
- the LOC109744157 gene encoding arogenate dehydratase 1 → MAYTSSLHLSKHLLLPKPHRARPSSSRSPSFVRAARVVDGAPHVNGQSKKAPNGKVQINGAGEKGAVNGHGKKGPGVVNGKTHVNGHDRIHLSVTTGGGGQDGTGLRVAYQGAPGAYSEFAAKTALPGCETVPCRAFADALAAVDRGLVDRAILPVESTMEGTALRNYDLLLRHDLVVAQEINLFVHYCLLAMPGVRATEVRRVISHPMALAHCGRALARLGVDREPVEDTAGAVEMLRSNMMLDTAAIASPRAADLYGLDVLAHGLQDESWNVTRFLLLSKPPSPVAVPVDADAKTSMVVAHRGGSMAVVLKVLSAFSSRNINMSKLEVINNEGGVGEPRPPVMILDTGARGAPTLRAFPHVLYVDCEGAADDPLVREAIKEIEKFAVFVRVLGCYAADTNVYDLQ